In Flavobacterium cerinum, one genomic interval encodes:
- a CDS encoding TonB-dependent receptor: MRNLILLFFTCLLTGYTVSAQTTVKGKVATDGLPLQYANVVIGKLQKGSATDADGNFSIENVAPGTYEIQVTFTGFRSQKKNITIGDTTTLVVNFDLKENQSLDEVVVTGTLKAVNRLESPVPVEVYKPTFFKKNPTSNIFEALQNVNGVRPQLNCNVCNTGDIHINGLEGPYTLVLIDGMPIVSGLSTVYGLSGIPNSLLERVEIVKGPASSLYGSEAVGGLINIITKSPKTAPVFSADAFGTSWGEFNADLGFKSNIGKSVSFLTGVNYFNYSNPIDKNNDNFTDVTLQDRVSVFQKWNFNRKSNKLFSIAGRYFYEDRWGGEMQWEKKYRGGDQVYGESIYTKRWELIGAYELPIAEKMLFSFSYTDHDQNSVYGNSPFMAVQRIGFGQLTWDKKIKNHDLLFGTALRYQLYNDNTPATNTADETWIPSLFVQDEISFAKKHSILLGARYDYNSNHGSIFTPRFAYKWKVNDNNIIRLNAGTGFRIVNLFTEEHAALTGSREVIVVGDLKPERSYNVNLNYLKKFYSQNGNFIGIETSAWYTYFTNSIIPDYDTNPNQIIYKNLDGHAITKGISANIDMVFNNGIKVILGATYMDVNKTENGVTTRQMLTERFSGTWAVSYRIPKLFLDIDYTGNLYGPMRLPLLGPLDPRKEYSPTWSIQNIQLTFNKLKNFEIYGGVKNLLNWTPNKGNPFIIARANDPFDQNVQHDNNGNVIATPDNPYALTFDPSYVYGPNQGIRGFLGLRYTLK, from the coding sequence GTGAGAAATCTAATTTTACTCTTTTTTACCTGCCTGTTAACGGGTTATACTGTTTCGGCTCAAACGACCGTAAAGGGAAAAGTCGCTACCGATGGTCTGCCGTTACAATATGCTAATGTTGTTATCGGAAAACTTCAAAAAGGAAGTGCGACCGATGCCGACGGAAATTTTAGTATCGAAAATGTTGCTCCCGGCACTTATGAAATCCAGGTTACCTTTACCGGTTTCCGTTCTCAGAAAAAAAATATTACAATTGGTGACACGACAACACTTGTGGTTAATTTCGATTTAAAAGAAAATCAATCATTGGATGAAGTCGTTGTTACCGGTACACTGAAAGCGGTGAACAGACTCGAAAGCCCTGTTCCCGTTGAAGTGTACAAGCCTACTTTTTTTAAAAAGAATCCAACTTCCAACATCTTTGAAGCTTTACAAAACGTAAACGGAGTACGCCCGCAATTAAACTGTAATGTGTGTAATACCGGCGATATCCATATTAACGGACTGGAAGGTCCTTATACTCTGGTTTTGATTGACGGAATGCCGATTGTAAGCGGCTTATCAACTGTTTATGGATTATCGGGGATTCCAAATTCTTTGCTTGAACGTGTTGAAATCGTTAAAGGTCCGGCTTCGTCCTTATACGGAAGTGAGGCCGTTGGCGGATTAATTAACATTATCACCAAAAGCCCGAAAACGGCTCCGGTATTTTCAGCAGATGCTTTCGGAACCAGTTGGGGCGAATTCAATGCCGATCTGGGTTTTAAATCGAATATCGGAAAATCGGTATCTTTTTTAACCGGTGTAAATTATTTCAACTATAGCAATCCGATCGATAAAAACAATGATAATTTCACCGATGTAACACTACAAGATCGGGTTTCTGTTTTCCAAAAATGGAATTTTAACCGAAAAAGCAACAAACTGTTTTCTATAGCCGGGCGATATTTTTATGAAGATCGTTGGGGCGGTGAAATGCAATGGGAGAAGAAATACCGTGGCGGTGATCAAGTTTACGGCGAGAGTATTTATACCAAACGATGGGAATTAATCGGCGCCTATGAATTACCGATAGCTGAAAAAATGCTTTTTTCATTTTCTTATACGGACCACGATCAGAATTCCGTATATGGTAATTCTCCTTTTATGGCTGTACAGCGAATCGGTTTCGGACAGTTGACCTGGGATAAAAAAATTAAAAATCACGATTTATTATTCGGTACGGCATTGCGTTATCAATTGTACAACGACAATACTCCGGCAACCAATACCGCCGATGAAACCTGGATTCCGAGTCTTTTTGTACAGGATGAGATCTCTTTTGCAAAAAAACACAGTATTCTCTTAGGAGCGCGTTACGATTATAACAGCAATCACGGTTCTATTTTTACGCCCCGTTTTGCTTACAAATGGAAAGTAAACGACAATAATATTATTCGTTTAAATGCCGGAACCGGTTTCCGTATTGTAAATCTGTTTACCGAAGAACACGCAGCTCTTACCGGCTCGCGTGAAGTAATTGTCGTAGGCGATTTAAAACCGGAGCGTTCCTATAATGTCAATTTGAATTATTTGAAGAAATTCTATAGTCAAAACGGGAACTTTATCGGTATTGAAACCAGTGCATGGTATACTTATTTTACCAATTCGATTATTCCGGATTATGACACCAACCCGAATCAGATCATATACAAAAATCTTGACGGACATGCTATTACCAAAGGGATCAGCGCCAATATCGACATGGTTTTTAATAACGGTATAAAAGTCATTTTAGGCGCGACATATATGGATGTAAACAAAACCGAAAACGGCGTTACCACTCGTCAGATGCTAACAGAACGTTTTTCGGGAACCTGGGCGGTTTCATATCGGATTCCGAAACTTTTCCTGGATATTGATTATACCGGAAATTTGTACGGTCCGATGCGATTACCATTGCTTGGTCCATTGGATCCGCGTAAAGAATATTCTCCTACCTGGAGCATTCAAAATATTCAGTTAACTTTTAACAAACTGAAAAATTTCGAAATTTATGGTGGTGTAAAAAACTTGTTGAACTGGACTCCAAATAAAGGAAACCCTTTTATTATTGCCCGGGCAAACGATCCTTTTGACCAAAATGTACAACATGACAATAACGGAAATGTAATCGCAACGCCCGATAATCCCTATGCATTGACTTTTGATCCAAGTTATGTTTATGGTCCGAATCAAGGCATTCGCGGATTTTTAGGATTGCGCTATACTTTAAAATAA
- a CDS encoding thioredoxin family protein, translated as MKKVVLFLVFFFWVIPPGFAQLKTYTFEEAELLSKQHPKPYFVFVHTSWCKYCKMMEKTTFQNPEVISILNDNFYFISFDAENQNPVRFREHTFYFHPTGTNTGYHELAYQLAMVNGQLSFPTITLLNPETEILYQHVNFLNVKSLKVILSQVMRN; from the coding sequence ATGAAAAAAGTCGTCTTGTTTTTAGTGTTCTTCTTTTGGGTGATTCCTCCGGGATTTGCCCAATTGAAAACCTATACCTTTGAAGAAGCCGAGCTACTTTCCAAACAACATCCGAAACCATATTTTGTTTTTGTCCACACATCCTGGTGCAAATATTGTAAGATGATGGAGAAAACAACTTTTCAAAATCCGGAAGTCATTTCCATCTTAAACGACAATTTTTATTTTATTTCGTTTGATGCCGAAAATCAAAATCCGGTTCGATTTCGGGAACACACTTTTTATTTTCATCCTACAGGAACCAACACCGGTTACCATGAACTGGCCTATCAACTCGCTATGGTGAACGGTCAACTCTCATTTCCGACAATCACGTTACTAAACCCGGAAACGGAAATCCTTTATCAACACGTTAATTTCCTTAACGTTAAATCTTTAAAAGTTATACTATCTCAAGTGATGAGAAATTAA
- a CDS encoding TonB-dependent receptor, with protein MRFLSFLLLSLFFSLTTLAQNGSLKGTITDENNNLVAHASVIIAESNQTTITDASGNYEFSNLVYGKYTLKVTSLSYKTESVVITIDKPNTSVNFKLKVNEQMLDEVEVFGKRNKQPEKLQALTRLPLKPSEQIQSISIISSKLIEQQGNLTISDATKNVPGVYTFATYGNKRESMSSRGFRGIPILKNGVRVNSDFRGVGILTDASGIDNIQVLKGTAAITQGVATDIGSPGGVINIVTKTPKFQSGGEVSLRGGSWGLFRPTFDVYGPIDDNEKIAFRVNGAYERSDSYRSMISSERLYFNPSLQWKANDKTTITVEMDYLDDSRTPDLGTVNLAGNDVNAIYDLPHDKFLGFKSDRVSTKNATYTIRVDRKLNDTFSLRAAYFKSDLALDDTGASLSQLASSFNERKRSISNSTRKDVNDVLQLDLIGQDVQTGFVKHTFQAGMDYSSSNVSTTNSKSVVIDTINVFGSIPNNYPTPNNALPFGSSEDSKTRAMGLLVQDMMTWNKWLKTFVGLRYSSVEITKSSVVGTQRNDAWNPLAGVIVSPTQNINLFGSYTNSSNPRSATLLSKDGEELGNERWDQFEAGFKTTWINDRLRFNLTLFKINNRDMNLPVYDENWVATGYYQKGGNDERKGIEVELSGRILENLEVITGYSYIDAQYKEHTAYVYNSSPLNTPKHTFNAWANYTFTGTLKGLSLGAGAYYTGKRPMNDWSAGAVTHEGIVPGQKPFDIDAYMNVNVQAAYKFDQHWGVRLFINNIFNEIGYNAYRTSFINQTDPRNISGMLTYRF; from the coding sequence ATGCGTTTTTTATCATTTCTACTCCTTTCTCTTTTTTTCAGTCTGACCACACTAGCACAAAACGGTTCATTAAAAGGGACTATTACCGATGAAAATAACAATCTGGTAGCTCATGCAAGCGTTATTATCGCAGAGTCAAATCAGACAACAATTACCGATGCTTCCGGAAATTATGAATTTTCAAATCTGGTTTACGGAAAATACACTCTTAAAGTAACCAGTCTTTCATACAAGACTGAATCTGTTGTCATTACTATTGACAAACCGAATACCTCAGTAAATTTCAAATTAAAAGTAAACGAACAGATGCTGGACGAAGTAGAAGTATTCGGTAAAAGAAACAAACAGCCGGAAAAACTTCAGGCCTTAACACGTTTACCTTTAAAGCCAAGTGAGCAAATACAGAGTATCTCTATCATTTCGTCCAAACTGATCGAGCAGCAAGGTAACCTTACCATTTCGGATGCTACTAAAAATGTACCGGGTGTTTATACTTTTGCTACTTACGGAAACAAACGTGAAAGTATGTCTTCCCGTGGATTCAGAGGTATTCCGATTTTAAAAAACGGTGTGCGGGTTAATTCGGATTTCCGCGGTGTCGGAATTTTAACGGATGCCAGCGGAATCGACAATATCCAGGTTTTAAAAGGAACGGCTGCCATTACTCAGGGTGTTGCTACCGACATCGGAAGCCCCGGAGGTGTAATTAATATTGTAACCAAAACCCCTAAGTTTCAATCCGGTGGAGAAGTATCACTACGTGGCGGTAGCTGGGGATTATTCCGTCCTACTTTCGATGTGTACGGCCCAATAGACGATAACGAGAAAATCGCTTTCCGTGTAAATGGTGCCTACGAAAGAAGCGATAGCTACAGAAGTATGATTTCCAGTGAACGACTTTATTTTAATCCGTCATTACAATGGAAAGCCAACGATAAAACCACGATTACCGTAGAGATGGATTATCTGGACGATAGCCGGACTCCGGATTTAGGAACCGTTAATCTGGCCGGAAATGATGTAAATGCTATCTACGATTTACCGCATGATAAATTTTTAGGCTTTAAATCGGACCGTGTTTCGACTAAAAATGCAACCTATACGATTCGTGTAGACCGAAAATTAAACGATACTTTCTCATTGCGCGCGGCTTATTTTAAATCGGATCTCGCTCTTGACGATACCGGAGCAAGCCTGTCGCAACTGGCTTCAAGCTTTAACGAGCGCAAACGTTCGATCAGCAATAGCACGCGAAAAGATGTAAACGATGTATTGCAATTGGATTTAATCGGACAGGATGTACAAACCGGTTTTGTAAAACATACTTTTCAGGCCGGTATGGATTATTCCAGTAGTAACGTTTCGACAACCAATTCCAAATCGGTTGTAATTGACACTATTAATGTTTTCGGATCTATCCCTAATAATTATCCGACACCAAATAATGCCTTACCATTTGGTAGTTCCGAGGATTCCAAAACAAGAGCAATGGGCTTATTGGTTCAGGATATGATGACGTGGAATAAATGGTTAAAAACATTTGTCGGATTGCGTTACAGCAGTGTAGAAATCACTAAATCAAGTGTCGTGGGAACACAACGCAATGATGCCTGGAACCCTTTGGCCGGTGTAATTGTTTCTCCTACGCAAAATATTAACCTTTTCGGTTCCTATACAAACAGTTCTAATCCAAGAAGCGCCACTTTATTAAGTAAGGATGGAGAAGAATTGGGTAACGAAAGATGGGATCAGTTTGAAGCCGGTTTTAAAACCACCTGGATTAACGACCGACTGCGTTTTAACCTGACTTTATTTAAAATTAACAACAGAGATATGAACCTTCCGGTTTACGATGAAAACTGGGTAGCTACCGGCTATTATCAAAAAGGAGGTAATGACGAGCGTAAGGGGATTGAAGTGGAATTATCCGGTAGAATTCTGGAAAATCTTGAAGTGATTACCGGTTATTCGTATATCGATGCGCAATACAAAGAACATACAGCTTATGTGTATAACTCGTCGCCGTTAAATACACCGAAACATACTTTTAATGCCTGGGCTAATTATACGTTTACCGGTACTTTAAAAGGGTTATCGTTAGGTGCCGGAGCATATTATACCGGAAAAAGACCAATGAACGACTGGTCGGCAGGAGCCGTAACTCACGAAGGAATTGTTCCCGGTCAAAAACCTTTCGACATTGATGCGTATATGAATGTGAATGTTCAGGCTGCCTACAAATTTGATCAGCATTGGGGAGTTCGTTTGTTTATTAACAACATCTTTAATGAGATCGGATATAATGCCTACCGTACCTCTTTTATTAATCAAACCGATCCGAGAAATATTTCCGGTATGCTTACGTACCGTTTTTAA
- a CDS encoding BrxA/BrxB family bacilliredoxin, translated as MYPEEMVKPMRAELSDVGFQELYSAEEVENALSKEGTTLVVVNSVCGCAARNARPGARMSLDNGKKPDQLITVFAGVDKDAVDAARQHMFPFPPSSPSMALFKNGELVHMLERHHIEGRPAEMIADNLKDAYNEYC; from the coding sequence ATGTATCCAGAAGAAATGGTAAAACCAATGCGCGCTGAATTATCAGACGTTGGTTTTCAGGAATTATATAGTGCCGAAGAAGTAGAAAACGCCCTTTCAAAAGAAGGAACTACTTTAGTGGTTGTAAACTCGGTTTGTGGTTGTGCTGCAAGAAATGCACGTCCGGGAGCTCGAATGAGTCTTGATAACGGTAAAAAACCGGATCAGTTAATTACGGTTTTCGCCGGAGTAGATAAAGATGCAGTTGATGCTGCCCGTCAACACATGTTCCCGTTCCCTCCTTCATCGCCAAGTATGGCTTTGTTTAAAAACGGAGAATTGGTTCATATGTTAGAGCGTCATCATATTGAGGGTCGTCCTGCTGAAATGATTGCGGACAATCTGAAAGATGCTTATAACGAATACTGTTAA
- a CDS encoding lysophospholipid acyltransferase family protein gives MQKIVSYPLSVIYYLFFGLCLVIFHPIQWICLNVFGYQAHKKSVDYLNFLLTKCTNLLGTTYTFEHKDRIPQNVPVIFVANHQSMYDIIGIIWYLRRSHPKFVSKKELGKGIPSVSYNLRHGGSVLIDRKDPKQALPTIKGLADYIEKYNRSAVIFPEGTRSKTGAPKKFSENGLKILCKYAPSAYIVPISINNSWKMARYGLFPVGLGNNLKFTIHEPFAVKDYSFTEIMEKTENAVVQGIKY, from the coding sequence ATGCAAAAAATAGTTTCTTATCCGTTATCCGTTATTTACTACCTGTTTTTCGGATTATGTTTAGTGATTTTTCACCCTATACAATGGATCTGCCTAAACGTTTTCGGTTATCAGGCTCATAAAAAAAGTGTGGATTATCTGAATTTTTTACTAACCAAGTGTACTAATCTTCTCGGAACAACCTATACATTCGAACACAAAGACCGAATTCCGCAAAATGTTCCGGTAATTTTCGTAGCCAATCATCAGAGTATGTACGACATTATAGGTATTATATGGTACTTACGTCGTTCCCATCCGAAGTTTGTCAGTAAAAAAGAATTAGGAAAAGGAATTCCCAGTGTTTCATACAATTTAAGACATGGCGGTTCCGTTCTTATAGACAGAAAAGATCCGAAACAAGCATTGCCAACCATCAAAGGTTTGGCTGATTATATTGAAAAATACAATCGTTCAGCTGTAATTTTCCCGGAAGGCACCCGAAGCAAAACCGGTGCTCCGAAAAAATTCTCCGAAAACGGTTTGAAAATTTTGTGCAAATATGCCCCATCGGCTTATATTGTTCCGATATCCATTAACAATTCCTGGAAAATGGCTCGTTACGGACTTTTCCCGGTTGGACTGGGTAATAATTTAAAATTCACTATTCACGAACCCTTTGCAGTGAAAGACTATTCCTTTACGGAAATTATGGAAAAGACAGAAAATGCAGTGGTACAGGGAATAAAATACTAA
- a CDS encoding acyl-ACP desaturase: protein MSIKNVRLEVMQFLEKNIDHFVEQYLLPIEKIWQPTDLLPNSEQETFLEDVKELREIAKDLPYDFWVVLVGDTITEEALPTYESWLMDVEGVSQHPDNGWSKWIRQWTGEENRHGDLLNKYLYLSGRVNMREVEITTQHLITDGFDPGTDRDPYKNFVFTSFQELATYVSHNRVAQIAKKFGDHKLSKICKMIAGDEMRHHHAYSEFVNRIFKVDPSEMMLAFHYMMKQKITMPANLIRESGEKIGTAFEQFSESAQRIGVYTSMDYVDILQKLIQKWEIEKITGLTDEAEKARDYLIKLPARMTRIAERMTVSQESHIFKWVQPALIK from the coding sequence ATGTCAATAAAAAACGTACGTCTGGAAGTAATGCAGTTTCTGGAAAAAAACATCGACCATTTTGTCGAGCAATATCTGTTGCCAATAGAAAAAATCTGGCAACCGACAGATTTACTGCCGAATTCCGAACAAGAAACATTTCTTGAAGACGTTAAAGAATTAAGAGAAATCGCAAAAGACCTGCCTTATGATTTTTGGGTAGTTCTTGTAGGCGACACCATTACTGAAGAAGCACTTCCTACTTATGAATCCTGGTTAATGGATGTAGAAGGCGTATCACAACACCCGGACAACGGATGGTCGAAATGGATTCGTCAATGGACCGGTGAAGAAAATCGTCACGGGGATTTATTAAACAAATACCTTTATCTTTCCGGACGTGTTAACATGCGCGAGGTAGAAATTACGACACAACATTTAATCACCGATGGTTTCGACCCGGGAACCGATCGCGATCCGTACAAAAACTTTGTATTTACCAGTTTTCAGGAATTAGCAACTTATGTATCGCATAATCGTGTGGCACAAATTGCTAAAAAATTCGGAGACCACAAACTTTCTAAAATCTGTAAAATGATTGCCGGAGACGAAATGCGTCATCACCATGCTTATAGTGAATTCGTAAATCGTATTTTTAAAGTGGATCCAAGCGAAATGATGCTGGCATTTCATTATATGATGAAACAAAAGATTACCATGCCGGCAAATCTTATCCGTGAATCCGGAGAGAAAATCGGAACGGCTTTCGAACAGTTCTCGGAATCGGCACAACGTATCGGTGTTTACACTTCCATGGATTATGTGGACATCCTTCAGAAACTGATTCAAAAATGGGAAATTGAAAAAATTACCGGTTTAACGGATGAAGCGGAAAAAGCCCGTGATTATTTAATCAAATTACCGGCTCGAATGACTCGTATTGCTGAAAGGATGACTGTCTCTCAGGAATCTCATATTTTTAAATGGGTACAACCGGCTCTAATAAAATAA
- a CDS encoding HD domain-containing protein, with the protein MNLIDNTILFVKKQLENAEGGHDWFHIERVYKNALLIAQGESCDLTVVKLGALLHDVADSKFHNGDETVGPKVARTFLESENVPEATIQHVINIIENISFKGGNFERKFHSKELDIVQDADRLDAIGAIGIARAFNYGGFKNRTLHNPNIPVNMSMSKEEYKKTEAPTINHFYEKLLLLKDRMNTETGKKIALDRHNYMEGFLSQFYAEWDGEK; encoded by the coding sequence ATGAATCTAATTGACAACACTATCCTTTTTGTAAAAAAACAACTCGAAAATGCCGAGGGCGGACATGACTGGTTCCATATCGAACGTGTATACAAAAATGCTTTATTAATCGCTCAGGGAGAATCGTGTGATCTTACCGTGGTTAAACTCGGCGCTTTACTACATGATGTGGCCGACAGTAAGTTTCATAACGGTGATGAAACCGTGGGTCCGAAAGTGGCCCGCACTTTTCTTGAAAGTGAAAATGTTCCGGAAGCTACCATCCAACATGTAATCAATATCATTGAAAACATTTCGTTTAAAGGCGGGAACTTCGAAAGAAAATTCCACTCTAAAGAACTGGATATCGTTCAGGATGCGGATCGTCTGGATGCCATCGGTGCTATTGGTATTGCAAGAGCTTTTAATTACGGTGGTTTTAAAAACAGAACCTTACACAATCCGAATATTCCGGTGAATATGAGTATGTCTAAAGAGGAATACAAAAAGACGGAAGCGCCAACTATTAATCATTTTTACGAAAAGTTATTGCTTCTTAAAGATCGTATGAATACCGAAACAGGAAAAAAAATAGCTTTAGATCGTCATAACTATATGGAAGGTTTTCTTTCTCAGTTTTATGCCGAATGGGACGGGGAAAAATAA
- the yiaA gene encoding inner membrane protein YiaA has product MENFKPSETVETVSKNQGTPKNNIQKPSNAFVGASWSVLLIGVSAYCIGLTNAAMQLNEKGYYFTLLLFGLFSVISVQKSVRDKMEGIPVTEIYYGISWFSMIASITLLTIGLWNADLALSEKGFFGMAFVLSLFAAITVQKNTRDIKMADSNN; this is encoded by the coding sequence ATGGAAAATTTCAAACCATCAGAAACTGTAGAAACCGTTTCAAAAAATCAGGGAACTCCTAAAAACAATATACAAAAACCCAGCAATGCGTTCGTGGGTGCTTCCTGGAGCGTACTTCTTATAGGCGTATCGGCGTATTGTATTGGTTTAACGAATGCAGCAATGCAATTAAATGAAAAAGGCTATTACTTTACTTTATTACTATTTGGTCTGTTTTCTGTTATTTCCGTTCAAAAAAGTGTACGTGATAAAATGGAAGGCATACCGGTAACCGAAATTTATTACGGAATCAGTTGGTTTTCGATGATAGCCTCCATTACACTCCTAACGATTGGTTTATGGAATGCTGATCTGGCATTGAGCGAAAAAGGGTTTTTCGGTATGGCGTTTGTCTTAAGCTTGTTTGCTGCTATTACTGTTCAGAAAAACACTCGTGACATAAAAATGGCCGATTCTAATAATTAA
- a CDS encoding DUF2157 domain-containing protein, whose product MSAKIIKELPKLVDAQIITPETAAAIEQYYRNSPSTKSNSLLTIFGVLGAILIGLGIILIFAHNWDDLSKTTKVLLAFLPLIGSQFLTGYTIIKQKNSVWKEVSGTLLFFAIGATIALISQIYHIPGNLGNFLLTWIVLSVPILYILKSNSLALLHLIFATYYGVEAGYGRTGYPWLYLVLIVLFLPHYYRLYKAHPKGNITSVFHWLLPFSITIMLGAFLSGTSRLGFLIYISLFGLFYNIGKLTYFEEHRFIRNGYQIIGILGTSILAIILSSKWFWLEFYNSVHSNFTDLILLFLLQFVSLFLMWSYFQKKKDIKQFTAFQILFLVFDVIFLLGITNSIIGMVLTNIIVLLLGVLMIKNGSQQADFTVLNYGLLLISILIICRFFDTNISFVIRGLLFIAVGVGFFYANYILLKRQKK is encoded by the coding sequence ATGAGTGCAAAAATCATCAAAGAATTACCCAAATTAGTCGATGCTCAGATTATCACTCCGGAAACGGCAGCGGCCATCGAGCAGTACTATCGCAATAGCCCGAGTACAAAATCCAATAGTCTTCTGACTATTTTCGGAGTATTGGGTGCTATTTTAATCGGCTTGGGCATTATCCTGATTTTTGCACATAACTGGGATGATCTTTCAAAAACCACAAAAGTTTTGCTGGCCTTTTTGCCGCTTATCGGTTCTCAGTTTTTAACCGGTTATACCATCATCAAACAGAAAAATTCCGTTTGGAAGGAAGTTTCCGGAACGCTATTGTTTTTCGCCATCGGAGCTACAATTGCGTTGATCAGTCAGATTTATCATATTCCGGGAAATTTAGGTAATTTTCTACTTACCTGGATAGTATTGTCCGTACCGATTCTTTACATTTTAAAATCGAATTCACTGGCATTGCTTCATCTTATTTTCGCCACTTATTATGGTGTAGAAGCAGGCTATGGCAGAACCGGTTATCCGTGGCTATATCTCGTTTTGATTGTGCTCTTTCTTCCTCATTATTACCGGTTATACAAAGCGCATCCGAAAGGAAATATTACTTCCGTTTTCCATTGGCTTCTCCCGTTTAGCATTACTATTATGTTGGGTGCCTTTTTAAGCGGAACATCCCGATTGGGCTTCCTGATCTACATTTCTCTTTTCGGATTATTTTACAATATCGGTAAACTCACCTATTTTGAAGAGCATCGATTTATAAGAAACGGCTATCAGATAATCGGCATTCTCGGAACCAGTATTCTAGCAATTATCTTAAGTTCGAAATGGTTCTGGCTGGAATTTTACAACTCTGTTCATTCCAACTTTACCGATCTTATTCTGCTCTTTTTATTACAGTTCGTTTCTTTGTTCTTGATGTGGTCCTATTTTCAAAAGAAGAAAGACATCAAACAATTTACTGCGTTTCAGATTTTATTCCTTGTTTTTGATGTCATCTTTCTGTTGGGAATAACCAATTCCATCATAGGTATGGTTTTAACCAATATCATTGTTTTATTACTGGGTGTTCTAATGATAAAAAACGGTTCGCAACAGGCCGATTTTACTGTCCTGAATTACGGATTACTTCTGATTTCAATCTTGATCATTTGTCGTTTTTTCGATACCAATATTTCCTTTGTGATCCGGGGATTGTTATTTATTGCGGTTGGCGTTGGTTTTTTCTACGCGAATTATATTCTATTAAAAAGACAAAAAAAATAA
- a CDS encoding GDYXXLXY domain-containing protein, whose protein sequence is MKTKQFVLLFSIVALIQLAVPTSMIWENQKTIENGTVYKFKTAPIDPNDPFIGKYIALQYALESFPSKDSIWESGDPVFIYLGKDTDGFATLKKAVKNKEKDNPDDYVIAKVNYNFDGVVHFIFPFNTYYMEESKAYDAETAYREQVRDTTSSYPTYALVHVKDGKAVLSDVIIKNTPIKEYVRKK, encoded by the coding sequence ATGAAAACAAAACAATTCGTACTGCTTTTTAGCATTGTGGCGCTGATACAGCTTGCCGTTCCTACTTCCATGATATGGGAGAATCAAAAGACAATTGAAAACGGAACCGTATATAAATTCAAAACAGCACCTATTGATCCTAATGATCCTTTTATCGGGAAATATATTGCCTTACAGTATGCTTTAGAATCCTTTCCGTCAAAAGATTCAATTTGGGAAAGCGGCGATCCTGTTTTTATTTATCTGGGTAAAGACACCGATGGATTTGCTACGCTGAAAAAAGCAGTAAAAAACAAAGAAAAAGATAACCCGGATGATTATGTGATTGCTAAAGTCAATTATAATTTTGACGGAGTAGTTCATTTTATATTTCCGTTTAACACCTATTATATGGAGGAAAGTAAGGCTTATGATGCAGAAACAGCCTATCGCGAGCAGGTTCGCGACACAACTTCTTCTTATCCGACTTACGCTCTTGTACATGTAAAAGACGGAAAAGCGGTGTTATCAGATGTGATCATTAAAAATACTCCGATAAAAGAGTATGTTCGTAAAAAATAA